One window of Etheostoma spectabile isolate EspeVRDwgs_2016 chromosome 6, UIUC_Espe_1.0, whole genome shotgun sequence genomic DNA carries:
- the pou3f2b gene encoding POU domain, class 3, transcription factor 2, which yields MATAASNHYNILTSSASIVHSEPGSMQQATAYRDAQSLLQSDYPLQSNSHTLSHAHQWITALSHGEGAPWSSSPLGAEQDIKPAVQGARDEMHNSSSNLQHQSRPHLVHQTHGNHHDGRAWRTTTAAHIPSMATTNGQSLIYSQPGFGVNGLIPGSGQGMHHHNLRDSHDEHHSPHLSDHGHPPSQHQHQHRPQSHHDHSDEDTPTSDDLEQFAKQFKQRRIKLGFTQADVGLALGTLYGNVFSQTTICRFEALQLSFKNMCKLKPLLNKWLEEADSTSGSPTSLDKIAAQGRKRKKRTSIEVSVKGALESHFLKCPKPAASEIIGLADSLHLEKEVVRVWFCNRRQKEKRMTPPGGALPGSEDVYGDTPPHHGVQTPVQ from the coding sequence ATGGCGACCGCAGCGTCTAACCACTACAACATCCTCACCTCCAGCGCATCCATCGTGCACTCGGAGCCCGGCAGCATGCAGCAAGCCACAGCGTACCGGGACGCGCAAAGCCTGTTGCAGAGCGACTACCCGCTGCAGAGCAACAGCCACACGCTCAGCCACGCACACCAGTGGATCACGGCGCTGTCCCACGGAGAGGGAGCCCCGTGGTCCTCCAGCCCGCTCGGCGCGGAGCAGGACATCAAACCCGCGGTGCAGGGCGCCAGGGACGAGATGCACAACTCCAGCAGCAACCTGCAGCACCAGTCGCGGCCCCACCTGGTGCACCAGACGCACGGGAACCACCACGACGGCCGGGCGTGGAGAACCACCACCGCGGCGCACATACCGAGCATGGCCACCACGAACGGCCAAAGCCTTATCTACTCCCAGCCGGGCTTCGGCGTCAACGGGCTGATCCCGGGCAGCGGGCAGGGGATGCACCACCACAACCTAAGAGACAGCCACGACGAGCACCACAGCCCGCACCTCAGCGATCACGGCCACCCTCCGTCCCAGCATCAGCACCAGCACCGGCCGCAGAGCCACCACGACCACTCGGACGAGGATACGCCGACCTCGGACGACCTGGAGCAGTTCGCCAAGCAGTTCAAGCAGCGAAGGATCAAGCTGGGCTTCACGCAGGCGGACGTGGGACTCGCCCTGGGGACCCTGTACGGAAATGTGTTTTCCCAGACCACCATATGCAGGTTTGAGGCCCTGCAGCTCAGCTTCAAAAACATGTGCAAGCTGAAGCCTCTGTTGAACAAGTGGTTGGAGGAGGCGGACTCCACCTCGGGAAGCCCGACCAGCCTGGACAAAATCGCGGCGCaggggaggaaaaggaaaaaacggACTTCAATCGAGGTAAGCGTAAAGGGAGCTTTGGAGAGCCATTTTTTGAAGTGTCCTAAACCGGCAGCGTCGGAAATAATTGGCCTGGCGGACAGTCTGCACCTGGAGAAAGAAGTGGTCAGGGTTTGGTTTTGTAACaggagacagaaggagaaaCGCATGACCCCTCCCGGAGGAGCTCTGCCGGGGAGCGAGGATGTGTACGGGGACACGCCGCCGCACCACGGGGTCCAGACCCCGGTCCAATGA